In a genomic window of Zingiber officinale cultivar Zhangliang chromosome 9B, Zo_v1.1, whole genome shotgun sequence:
- the LOC122023088 gene encoding putative L-type lectin-domain containing receptor kinase II.2, with product MVLKVSAPSSSTHFAPRLGIFPMTTSSTASTLILAIILLLVAPLSPGNCASTGEGNALFFSFGGSGKNRSFAMEFALYGDAEMNSSEVRVTRAANESSGLMIYWKPFRFFDTKPGFSSSFSFSVSPGNGGGLAFFLSPVSVPLEPANGDWSRLSTSVVAVKFVTTASLVEVDVGGELLTKSSNLSDDGLLLILSRGEKLHSWIDYDGESKRIEVRLCQDKDPKEAAPSISHSIDLSYMLWREASWVIYGDTDSVMVQFGVPSVEEAMKLGREASEYITGTFIKVFDG from the exons ATGGTGCTTAAGGTTTCTGCTCCTTCGTCGTCTACACATTTTGCACCTCGCCTAGGGATCTTTCCAATGACGACGTCCTCAACCGCTTCCACTCTCATTCTCGCCATCATCCTTCTTCTTGTCGCCCCCTTGTCACCTGGGAACTGCGCATCGACTGGAGAAGGTAAcgctctcttcttctctttcggTGGGTCAGGGAAAAATCGGAGCTTCGCCATGGAGTTTGCCCTCTATGGCGATGCTGAGATGAATAGCTCGGAGGTGAGGGTGACGCGTGCGGCGAACGAGAGCTCCGGGCTTATGATTTACTGGAAACCATTCAGATTCTTTGACACCAAGCCCgggttctcttcttccttctcgttCTCTGTTTCGCCCGGCAATGGCGGAGGCCTAGCTTTCTTTTTATCTCCGGTCAGCGTTCCCTTGGAACCGGCGAATGGCGACTGGTCTAGGTTATCGACCAGTGTCGTTGCAGTGAAGTTCGTGACGACAGCAAGCCTCGTTGAAGTCGATGTTGGTGGAGAACTTTTGACAAAAAGCAGTAATCTTTCCGACGATGGTTTGCTTCTCATCCTCAGCAGAGGAGAAAAATTGCATTCTTGGATTGATTACGACGGAGAATCGAAGAGAATAGAGGTCAGGCTTTGCCAGGACAAGGATCCGAAGGAAGCAGCCCCTTCGATCTCTCACTCTATCGATTTGTCTTACATGTTGTGGAGGGAGGCGTCCTGG GTTATTTATGGGGACACTGACTCTGTTATGGTACAATTCGGTGTGCCTTCTGTAGAGGAAGCAATGAAGTTAGGAAGAgaagcatcagaatatattacagGAACTTTCATAAAGGTATTCGATGGTTGA